Sequence from the Christiangramia fulva genome:
GTCCTTCATCACTTTGGTGGTTAAATCTTTATAAACCATCATCATCATAGCGATCACTACTGTTAGAAAAATAAAAAGTAACCCGTAAGCAATTCCCATTGCGAACATCCCGTAAAAAGAAGCCGCCAGAAGGATTGCAGAAACGATTAACTGCGGTGGAGACTGGAAAAGATCTTTAAATAATTTTCCGAGTGAAGCGCCTTCATCCATTTCGACTTTAGAAAGAAGGTTCCCCACATTCGCCAGGTGTTTTTGTCCTGCAACATAGTTGATAAGTCCAAGTGCCATCGCAATACCGGCCAGACCAAATCCATAATGCCATCCAATATTTTCCCCCACGTATCCTACGATAAGACTGGAAAGAAAAGCTCCAAGGTTAATCCCGATATAGAAAATAGTGAATCCTTTATCCCTTCTAATATCTCCTTCTTTATATAATCCCCCAACCATGGTACTGATATTTGGTTTAAGGAATCCTACGCCAGTAATAATGAGCGTTAAACCGGTATAAAAAGCCCACATTTCTTCGACTGCAAGAATCCCATGCCCGGCTACCAGTACTATGCCCCCTATCAGTACGGCCCGTTTCTGGCCCAAAAGCTTATCTGCGATTATCCCACCGGGGATGGAAGCCACATAAACTAACATCGTGTACCAACCATATAGCGCCAGCGCGTCGTCTTGAGACCAGCCCAGGCCGGCATTATCATTTGTTGTTTCACTTACCAGATACAGAACAAGAATAGCACGCATTCCATAATAAGAAAACCGCTCCCACATTTCTGTAAAAAAGAGAATATAAAGCCCTACCGGATGCCCGAAAAGCTCTTTTTGTTTTACCCTAACCTCGCTTGTTGCCATTGAATGTTTTGTTTTTTTGTGCTATTAAAAATGAAGTTGATCCTGCCCGTTCCCAAAAAAGTGGCAGTAATGGAAATGGAATTGAAAATAAAATGAAAATTTAATCCTGAGTAATCCAAACCAGGTTTCTTTTGAAAGATTATTGGAAGACCTGAAATGATGAGAAATAAAAATATTGCATGTACAGATACAATAAGTATTTCGTCGAACTTCATTTATTTAAGAAATAATTAATGAAGGCCAAGTTTACTAAAATTTCATCAAAAAAATATCATTGTAGGCATTAAAATACTAACAAACTGTTAAAATAATTTATCCGAAATAAGAAGTATTCATTTGAGGCTAAAGAATCAGAAAAATAGGAATTGTATCTTTGGGCTTCTGAAATATTAAAAAATGGCTAAACCGGTTATCGGCTTTTCGAGATTAAGCAAGAATGAAAAAATAAGCTGGCTTGCAGAAAATTACCTTCAGAATGATGCGGGTGCTGTGAAAGTATTGAAACAGTACTGGAATGAAGATGAAAAACTGCAAAAACTGCATGATGAATTCATAGAGAATACTGTTACCAATTTTTATTTGCCATTAGGACTGGCGCCAAATTTTCTTATTAATGGTTCTTACCATACCCTACCAATGGTGATCGAAGAAAGCTCAGTAGTGGCAGCAGCGAGTAAGGCAGCCAAATTCTGGAGCGAGCGTGGCGGATTCAAAGCTGAAATCCTCGGCACCCAAAAGATAGGTCAGGTTCATTTTCTTTTTACCGGAAATATTGAAAAGCTAAAGGCCTTTTTTAGCAGGATCAAACCTCTTTTTCATGAAGCGGTGCAGCATATTACTCAAAATATGGAAAAGCGCGGTGGCGGAATTTTAAACATCGAGCTGAAGGACAAGACTTCTGAAATGGAGCATTATTATCAGCTATTTGTGACCTTTGACACCCGCGATTCCATGGGCGCAAATTTCATAAATTCCTGTCTTGAAAAATTTGCCGAAGTTTTGGCTGAAGAAGCCTCTAAAGAAGATACTTTTTCTGCGGAAGAAAAGAACCTGAAAATAATCATGAGTATTCTATCGAATTACGTTCCGGAATGCCTGGTGAGAGCCGAGGTGTCCTGCAAGGTTGAAGAGCTTACCGAGAATACCGAAATGACCGGAGAAGAATTTGCTGAAAAATTTATACAGGCGGTCAAAATCGCTGAAATAGAACCTTATCGCGCAGTAACGCACAACAAAGGACTTATGAACGGCGTCGATGCAGTGGTCCTGGCTACAGGAAACGACTTCAGGGCGGTGGAAGCAGGAGTACATGCCTATGCCTCCCGAACCGGAAAATACAGAAGCCTCTCTCATGCCGAAATTGTTGACGGTACCTTTAAATTCTGGACCGAACTTCCCCTGGCTTTAGGAACAGTGGGCGGCCTCACAGGCCTTCATCCCCTGGTTAAACTGGCCCTGGATATTCTTCAGAAACCTTCTGCCCAAGAATTGATGAAGATTACTGCGGTGGCCGGTCTGGCACAAAATTTCGCCGCCCTGCGTTCTTTGGTCACTACCGGAATTCAACAGGGACATATGAAAATGCACCTCATGAACATTCTCAACCAGTATAAAGCAACCGATGAAGAAAAGAAGATCATGATAGAATTTTTCACACATCATACTATTACCCACAGCAGCGTAGTGGAACAACTCGAAAAACTTCGTTCCTGATGCAGATCTTCAGAAGCAACGGAAAAATTCTGCTAACGGGTGAGTACGCGGTATTAGATGGAGCTCTGGCTTTGGCATTGCCATCTAAGAAAGGACAAACTATGATCGTAGAATCTGCCGCGGAAGGAAAAATAGCATGGCATAATTTTGATGAAAATGGAAAGTTATGGTTTGAATCTCATTTCAGCATTGAAGCCGATAGAATTAAATCGGTAAAAAAAGATGAATTTTCACCTGATGATCCGGAAGGAAAAGCCATAGACGAAAGACTCGAACAAATATTGAATGCAGCATTTAAGCTTAATAAGAATGCATTTTCAGGCAAAGGATATAAGATCACAAATCGGCTGGATTTTAACCGAAAATGGGGTCTCGGGACCTCTTCAACGCTCATAAACAACCTCGCGCAGTGGTTAAATATCGATCATTATCTACTCCTGGAAAGAACCTTTGGGGGCAGCGGTTATGATATTGCGGCGGCATCAAATGACCAGCCGGTACTTTTCCAAATCACCGAACATGGGCCGGAAAGCTTTAAAACACACTTTGCACCAGAATTCGTTGAGCACCTTTTTTTTGTTTACCTCAATAGAAAACAGAACAGTCGGGAAGCGATCGCCCATTATCGCAAACAGTCTAAAGACCAAAATGCCGAACTGGTAAAAAAAATATCAGGAATTACCACGCAGCTTTTAGAATCGGAAAACCTGGAGCAGTTCAGGCTGCTTTTAGAAGCACATGAAAGCCTGATCTCGCAGGCGATCAAGCTTCCTAAAATAAAGAATCAATTGTTTCCCGATTTTCCGGGCACTTTGAAAAGCCTTGGAGGCTGGGGCGGTGATTTCATCCTTGCGATCGGCAACGAAAAAGAAAAGGAATATTTCCGCAGAAAAGGCTATTCTACCATTTTTGATTATACGGAACTGATTAAATAAAAAAAGCCCCACCAAAAGGTGAGGCTCATTATGTTTTTTTTAGAGACCTGTTCTAGTAGAACTTCGCTCTTTTATCTTCAATATCGGCTTTCTTTTTAAGGGCATCAAAAACCCGGGAAGTGGCCTGAGCTCTTCTTTCCATTGTTTCCTGTTGAGCGTAGGAAGTATAGTTTTCCATCTCAGGAGCCTTAAACCTGCTCAGCAATTTTGCCACAAAAACACCTTTCTCACCAGCGATAGGCTCGGCAACTTCTCCTTCTTTCAGGCCAAAAACAGTACCTACAACCTTTGGTTCCTTGCCAGCTCCTGGCAGTGTAGGCGTATTCAGGTTAACAGCATCTGCCTGCTCAACCTGTACGTTATGGTTGGAAGCAATTTCCTGAAGAGTATTGCCTTTGATGTTGTTTTTGATCATTTCAGCTTTCTTTTCTTTTCGAAGGATAGGAGTTACAATAGAAGAAGCTTCTTCCACACTCA
This genomic interval carries:
- a CDS encoding peptide MFS transporter; this encodes MATSEVRVKQKELFGHPVGLYILFFTEMWERFSYYGMRAILVLYLVSETTNDNAGLGWSQDDALALYGWYTMLVYVASIPGGIIADKLLGQKRAVLIGGIVLVAGHGILAVEEMWAFYTGLTLIITGVGFLKPNISTMVGGLYKEGDIRRDKGFTIFYIGINLGAFLSSLIVGYVGENIGWHYGFGLAGIAMALGLINYVAGQKHLANVGNLLSKVEMDEGASLGKLFKDLFQSPPQLIVSAILLAASFYGMFAMGIAYGLLFIFLTVVIAMMMMVYKDLTTKVMKDRYVVMLLSFILVIVFWGAFEQAGGLMNIYALDNTDRTLPFTLPLIGNEVPASWFQSLNAMFIIIFGLIVANYWAKRKLKNKEASSIFKMAIGVIIMGLGFVFMVFAALQFQEKGSSAMYWLVLAYLFHTIGELCSSPVALSFITKLAPVRYASLMMGVYFAATGLGNKVAGIVGEAASQAGDIAIFSGITIFTVCFATLVLIMLKPLKRLTHGAEDNEREMLEQETYEISDTERE
- a CDS encoding hydroxymethylglutaryl-CoA reductase, degradative, producing the protein MAKPVIGFSRLSKNEKISWLAENYLQNDAGAVKVLKQYWNEDEKLQKLHDEFIENTVTNFYLPLGLAPNFLINGSYHTLPMVIEESSVVAAASKAAKFWSERGGFKAEILGTQKIGQVHFLFTGNIEKLKAFFSRIKPLFHEAVQHITQNMEKRGGGILNIELKDKTSEMEHYYQLFVTFDTRDSMGANFINSCLEKFAEVLAEEASKEDTFSAEEKNLKIIMSILSNYVPECLVRAEVSCKVEELTENTEMTGEEFAEKFIQAVKIAEIEPYRAVTHNKGLMNGVDAVVLATGNDFRAVEAGVHAYASRTGKYRSLSHAEIVDGTFKFWTELPLALGTVGGLTGLHPLVKLALDILQKPSAQELMKITAVAGLAQNFAALRSLVTTGIQQGHMKMHLMNILNQYKATDEEKKIMIEFFTHHTITHSSVVEQLEKLRS
- a CDS encoding GYDIA family GHMP kinase, with the protein product MQIFRSNGKILLTGEYAVLDGALALALPSKKGQTMIVESAAEGKIAWHNFDENGKLWFESHFSIEADRIKSVKKDEFSPDDPEGKAIDERLEQILNAAFKLNKNAFSGKGYKITNRLDFNRKWGLGTSSTLINNLAQWLNIDHYLLLERTFGGSGYDIAAASNDQPVLFQITEHGPESFKTHFAPEFVEHLFFVYLNRKQNSREAIAHYRKQSKDQNAELVKKISGITTQLLESENLEQFRLLLEAHESLISQAIKLPKIKNQLFPDFPGTLKSLGGWGGDFILAIGNEKEKEYFRRKGYSTIFDYTELIK